Proteins from one Dysgonomonas sp. HDW5A genomic window:
- a CDS encoding basic secretory protein-like protein — MKKAIATVMLTVLSLSALAQKWEIPDWKNFRYPTIHFLDKAKGTQGSKIYNRIVPNPKAFIQQHALWVVQTLYWSTSDSIPNVKAIKYTLEDIEGISAKGGQPPVVNIFYSSQWVEKSESSEGDDKVLYETRGVLYHELTHAYQLEPQGIGGYQQGTEFWVFIEGMADAVRFHNGFFPVSDRKPGGNWMDGYRKTGYFLEWLTCKDPDFLRKFNRSTLEIIPWSFDKAMQHVLGKNVTTDSLWAEYQKFLIDN, encoded by the coding sequence ATGAAAAAGGCAATCGCAACGGTAATGTTAACAGTACTATCGTTATCGGCACTAGCACAGAAATGGGAAATACCCGATTGGAAAAATTTCCGATATCCCACGATCCATTTTCTGGATAAGGCAAAAGGAACACAAGGGTCTAAAATTTACAATCGTATAGTACCCAACCCGAAAGCGTTTATTCAACAACATGCGCTATGGGTGGTACAAACATTATATTGGTCAACATCCGACTCAATCCCGAACGTAAAAGCGATAAAATATACACTCGAAGATATAGAGGGCATATCGGCAAAAGGAGGACAGCCTCCTGTTGTGAATATATTTTACAGTTCGCAATGGGTCGAAAAATCAGAATCGTCAGAAGGTGACGACAAAGTACTGTACGAAACACGAGGCGTATTGTATCACGAATTAACCCATGCTTATCAATTAGAACCACAAGGTATTGGAGGGTATCAACAAGGAACAGAATTCTGGGTATTCATCGAAGGGATGGCTGATGCGGTACGATTCCACAACGGATTCTTCCCTGTGAGTGATCGCAAACCCGGTGGAAACTGGATGGACGGATACCGAAAAACAGGCTATTTTCTTGAATGGTTAACCTGCAAAGACCCCGATTTTTTACGTAAATTTAATCGCTCCACTCTCGAAATTATTCCATGGAGTTTCGACAAAGCCATGCAGCATGTATTAGGCAAAAACGTTACAACTGATAGTTTATGGGCAGAATATCAAAAATTTCTGATTGATAATTAA
- a CDS encoding SusC/RagA family TonB-linked outer membrane protein, protein MKQKSMPKTPDEFKTNHLSRIFHLLLFLFIFYLPSFASAEYKEVQQNGKTVTGLIKDQQGEPLPGVVVAVKGTTIGTYSDENGKYSLNVPNSNLTLTFSFIGYNTQEVALNGKSSLNITLQENTQQLDEIVVVGYGSLKKSEIATAVVSIKPDDFNYGGARDPMSLLEGKIAGLNVTRTSGVNPNSSAAFQLRGVTSLSGSQSPLIVIDGIPDGNLDLIQPDDIESMEILKDGSAAAIYGSRANAGVILITTKSGKKGDLHFEYSTFITKHYLARTPRVLTANEYRDLRNDPNNPKAGQMVDYGSSTDFYQALADKDNLTHTHNLAITGGNDAATYRASLFYNDFDGIGLQNDRKNYGGRMSLHARGYDNMLTGQINLAINHDYRNRLGDSEGLWQAATTMNPTLGLHDEVEQRVNPINRMNAHRLKRDGQNTMVSGKLGLEPVKDLIFSVFGSLQRDNWLESEYINVNSWESKQSHEGLGFAKKESEQEIKGAVEPTVEYSKLFNSKHSLNAVGGYSFQYTLWERTKMENKGFLNDVTQDNDMGAGSWLAAGKAKMESEKQEDKLIAFFGRVNYAYDSRYVAQISLRHEGSTKFGANHKWGNFPSYSVAWNASNEEFMKGVNYLSLLKIRLGYGVTGNSGIDRYQSIITMGTGGFYLSPDGRWVQTYGPSTNPNPNLKWEMKQEWNLGFDFGFLKNRIGGSIDLYKRTTKDLLGKYGTQQPPYIFSDIFINVGDIASKGVELTLNTIPVSGKEFMWKADLAASYTDNTLKSLSNDLYEQPYILDGDIGGMGDLGRAIRVYPGERMGNFYGKRFAGFNEAGKWLFYNKDGEKVLADQINDGDMGVIGNGVPKFYLGMSHYFKYKDFDLSIVLRGKFGFDVLNITDMQFGNRVALPDNILKRAITTHADLNDTYQYSDYYLEKGDFVKIDNITIGYNFINKSGNKKIPRFRVYFTGRDLLTMTGYSGLDPEVRDTGINTGLDKPDRYPVTRSFTLGLNMTF, encoded by the coding sequence ATGAAACAAAAATCTATGCCTAAAACACCGGATGAATTCAAGACGAACCATCTCTCGCGGATTTTTCACTTATTATTATTCCTGTTTATATTCTACTTACCCTCTTTCGCGTCAGCAGAATATAAAGAAGTTCAACAAAACGGAAAAACTGTAACCGGTCTTATAAAAGATCAACAAGGCGAACCTCTGCCCGGAGTTGTTGTTGCAGTAAAAGGCACAACCATTGGAACTTATTCGGACGAGAACGGTAAATATTCTTTAAATGTACCAAACTCAAACCTTACACTCACATTTTCATTTATAGGATACAATACGCAGGAAGTTGCTCTCAATGGTAAATCATCATTAAATATAACATTACAGGAGAATACACAGCAATTGGATGAAATTGTTGTGGTAGGTTATGGCTCACTGAAAAAATCGGAAATAGCAACCGCCGTCGTATCTATTAAACCCGACGATTTTAACTACGGTGGAGCCAGAGATCCTATGTCATTGCTCGAAGGTAAAATTGCCGGATTAAATGTAACCCGTACAAGCGGCGTAAATCCAAACAGCAGTGCAGCCTTTCAGTTAAGGGGTGTAACCTCTCTCTCGGGAAGCCAGTCGCCGCTGATTGTAATAGATGGAATACCTGACGGTAATCTCGATTTGATTCAGCCTGACGATATCGAATCGATGGAAATTCTGAAAGACGGATCGGCAGCCGCCATCTATGGTAGCCGTGCCAATGCAGGTGTAATACTTATCACTACAAAATCGGGAAAAAAAGGAGATCTACATTTCGAATATTCGACATTCATCACCAAGCATTATCTGGCAAGAACCCCCAGAGTGCTTACCGCCAATGAATACAGAGACCTTAGAAATGATCCCAACAATCCGAAAGCCGGGCAAATGGTTGATTATGGTTCTTCTACCGATTTCTATCAGGCTCTAGCTGATAAAGATAATTTGACACATACACATAATCTGGCAATAACCGGAGGTAATGATGCTGCAACATACAGAGCATCTCTGTTTTACAACGATTTTGATGGTATTGGTCTACAGAACGACCGCAAGAATTACGGAGGACGTATGTCGTTACATGCCAGAGGATACGACAACATGCTTACAGGCCAAATTAATTTAGCGATTAATCACGATTATAGAAACCGACTCGGAGATTCGGAAGGATTATGGCAAGCTGCTACCACCATGAACCCCACATTAGGGTTACATGATGAAGTGGAGCAAAGGGTAAATCCGATTAACAGAATGAATGCACATCGGTTAAAAAGAGACGGACAAAATACAATGGTCAGTGGTAAACTGGGACTGGAGCCTGTGAAAGATTTGATCTTCTCGGTGTTCGGTAGTTTACAAAGAGACAACTGGTTGGAAAGCGAATACATAAACGTAAATTCATGGGAGTCTAAACAATCGCATGAAGGACTCGGCTTTGCCAAAAAAGAATCGGAACAAGAAATAAAAGGAGCAGTAGAACCTACCGTCGAATATTCGAAACTTTTCAATAGCAAACATAGCTTAAATGCTGTTGGAGGATATAGTTTTCAATATACATTATGGGAAAGAACCAAAATGGAAAACAAAGGTTTTCTGAATGATGTTACCCAAGACAATGATATGGGTGCAGGAAGCTGGCTGGCTGCGGGAAAAGCAAAAATGGAAAGTGAAAAACAGGAAGATAAACTGATTGCATTTTTTGGGCGTGTAAACTATGCCTATGACAGCAGATACGTAGCCCAGATATCGCTTCGCCACGAAGGATCTACCAAATTTGGAGCAAACCACAAGTGGGGTAACTTTCCATCGTATTCAGTAGCATGGAATGCTTCTAATGAAGAGTTTATGAAAGGCGTAAATTATTTAAGCTTGCTCAAAATAAGATTGGGATATGGTGTTACGGGAAATTCTGGAATCGACCGCTATCAATCCATAATAACAATGGGAACAGGAGGCTTTTATCTTAGTCCGGATGGACGTTGGGTTCAAACTTACGGACCTTCAACCAACCCGAATCCAAACTTAAAATGGGAAATGAAACAGGAATGGAATCTTGGATTTGATTTTGGATTCCTGAAAAACCGAATCGGTGGATCGATAGATTTATATAAACGTACTACAAAAGATTTGTTAGGAAAATACGGTACACAACAACCTCCTTACATTTTCAGCGATATTTTTATTAATGTCGGAGATATTGCAAGTAAAGGTGTTGAGCTTACTTTAAATACAATACCTGTATCGGGAAAAGAATTTATGTGGAAAGCCGACCTTGCCGCCAGTTATACCGATAATACACTGAAAAGCCTTTCTAACGACCTTTACGAACAACCGTATATTCTGGACGGAGATATAGGAGGCATGGGTGATCTGGGAAGGGCTATCCGTGTATATCCGGGAGAGAGAATGGGTAATTTTTACGGAAAACGTTTTGCAGGATTTAACGAAGCGGGTAAATGGTTATTCTATAACAAGGATGGAGAGAAAGTACTTGCCGATCAAATAAATGACGGAGATATGGGAGTAATAGGTAATGGTGTTCCTAAATTCTATCTGGGTATGTCACACTATTTCAAATACAAAGATTTTGACCTGAGCATTGTACTGAGAGGTAAATTCGGATTTGATGTTTTAAATATCACCGATATGCAATTTGGCAATAGGGTAGCTTTACCTGATAATATTCTGAAAAGGGCAATCACAACACACGCCGACTTGAATGATACTTATCAATATTCTGATTATTACCTCGAAAAAGGTGATTTCGTGAAAATCGATAATATTACTATCGGCTATAACTTCATCAATAAATCAGGAAATAAAAAGATACCTCGCTTCAGAGTCTATTTCACAGGCAGGGATCTTTTAACAATGACAGGTTATTCGGGTCTGGATCCGGAAGTAAGAGACACGGGTATAAATACAGGACTTGATAAACCCGATCGCTATCCTGTAACACGCAGTTTCACATTGGGGCTTAATATGACCTTTTAA
- a CDS encoding GH92 family glycosyl hydrolase, whose protein sequence is MKLRILTILFSTFLISGTAVSQELTSYVNPMIGTLKMGHTFPGACVPHGIVQLSPDTDTIPQNINGKYVADAYKYCAGYQHDDKTIVGFSHTHLSGTGHSDLGDILVMPVTGKLKLNPGTADNPDSGYRSRFSHDTEIARPGYYEVKLDDYGIKAQLTATERTGIHKYTFPANEKKQILIDLAQGIYNYDGKVLWANVRVENDTLITGYRITNGWARVNYTYFAITFSEPIKSYGYEDKEKPKYVGFWRKFDLQHNFPEIGGRKIITYFDFGTDANPTVEMRVALSAVSTLGAIQNLQAETAGKSFDDIVAIANDKWNKELDVIEIEGTKDQKTMFYTSLYHTMINPSVYMDVDGQYRGIDHNIYQAKDFTNYTIFSVWDTYRALHPLFNIINRDRSKDIVNSMLAHYDQSVHKALPVWSLMGNEGWCMIGYHSVSVVSDALSKGIDIDKKRALEAMISSSNVPYYDGTKEYLELGYVPYDKNSNGSSITLEYAYDDWTIYNTALKMGNTSVAEAYKKRAMNYHNVFDPQIGFVRARKSDGSWKAPYSLLNTHGEGFIEGNSWNYSFYVPQDVKGLIEQMHGEKVFTQRLDSLFTMHLPDEFFENTEDVTREGIMGNYVHGNEPSHHIPYLYAWTSQPWKSQYWIREIMNRMYRNSIDGLCGNDDCGQMSAWYIFSAMGFYPVCPGSDQYVIGAPYLPYLKVKTAPDKNLVIKANGVSDKMRYVKSVKLNGKPYTKAYITYDDIKDGGELVFEMTSQPNKKRTFAEDEKPYSLSQK, encoded by the coding sequence ATGAAATTAAGAATACTTACTATTCTCTTCTCTACTTTTTTAATTAGCGGAACAGCAGTCAGTCAAGAGCTTACATCGTATGTAAATCCGATGATCGGAACTCTGAAAATGGGACACACCTTTCCCGGAGCCTGTGTACCGCATGGTATCGTACAATTAAGCCCCGATACCGATACTATACCCCAAAATATAAACGGCAAATATGTAGCCGATGCTTACAAATATTGTGCAGGTTATCAGCACGATGATAAAACCATTGTGGGGTTCAGTCATACACACCTCAGCGGAACAGGGCATTCAGACTTGGGAGATATTCTAGTGATGCCTGTAACGGGAAAATTAAAATTGAATCCGGGTACAGCCGATAATCCCGACTCGGGCTATCGTTCACGTTTTTCTCACGATACAGAAATTGCACGTCCTGGATATTATGAAGTGAAATTAGACGATTATGGAATAAAAGCACAACTAACCGCCACCGAACGAACAGGTATACATAAATATACCTTTCCTGCAAACGAGAAAAAACAGATATTGATTGATCTGGCACAAGGTATCTATAACTACGACGGCAAAGTATTATGGGCAAACGTAAGGGTAGAAAATGATACTCTGATAACCGGATATCGCATTACAAACGGATGGGCAAGGGTAAACTATACCTACTTTGCCATTACATTTTCGGAACCCATAAAATCGTATGGCTATGAAGACAAAGAGAAACCTAAATATGTAGGCTTCTGGCGAAAATTCGATCTTCAACATAACTTCCCCGAAATAGGAGGACGCAAAATAATTACTTATTTCGATTTTGGAACAGATGCAAACCCAACTGTCGAAATGCGGGTAGCCTTATCAGCAGTCAGCACATTGGGAGCTATTCAGAATCTACAAGCGGAGACCGCAGGGAAATCATTTGACGATATCGTAGCCATTGCCAATGATAAATGGAATAAAGAGTTGGACGTTATCGAAATAGAAGGTACAAAAGATCAGAAGACCATGTTCTATACATCGTTGTATCATACGATGATAAATCCTTCGGTATATATGGATGTTGACGGACAATACAGGGGTATAGACCATAATATCTATCAAGCTAAAGATTTTACCAATTACACCATATTCTCGGTTTGGGATACATACAGAGCATTGCACCCTCTGTTCAATATTATCAATAGAGACAGAAGCAAAGACATCGTAAACTCGATGCTTGCTCATTACGATCAAAGTGTACACAAGGCATTACCCGTGTGGTCGCTTATGGGTAACGAAGGATGGTGTATGATAGGTTATCACTCGGTTTCGGTAGTGTCGGATGCTCTTTCCAAAGGAATAGATATTGATAAAAAACGAGCCTTAGAAGCGATGATAAGCAGTTCGAATGTACCATATTATGATGGTACTAAAGAATATCTCGAACTAGGATATGTACCTTATGATAAAAACTCGAATGGTTCATCTATCACTCTTGAATATGCTTATGATGACTGGACAATCTACAATACTGCTCTTAAGATGGGTAACACTTCGGTAGCCGAAGCCTATAAGAAAAGGGCAATGAATTATCACAATGTGTTCGACCCCCAAATAGGCTTTGTACGTGCCCGAAAAAGCGATGGTTCTTGGAAAGCCCCTTATAGTTTACTCAATACACACGGTGAAGGGTTTATTGAAGGAAATTCATGGAACTATTCTTTTTATGTGCCTCAGGACGTTAAAGGATTGATTGAACAGATGCACGGCGAAAAAGTATTTACTCAAAGACTTGATTCTCTTTTCACGATGCACCTACCCGACGAATTTTTCGAAAACACCGAAGATGTAACCAGAGAAGGCATCATGGGTAATTATGTACATGGCAATGAACCGAGTCACCATATACCTTATCTATATGCATGGACTTCTCAACCGTGGAAATCGCAATACTGGATTCGTGAAATTATGAATCGTATGTATCGCAACAGTATCGACGGTCTTTGTGGAAATGACGATTGCGGGCAAATGTCGGCATGGTATATATTTTCAGCAATGGGATTTTATCCCGTTTGCCCCGGATCGGATCAGTATGTCATAGGCGCTCCTTACCTACCCTATTTGAAAGTAAAAACAGCTCCTGATAAGAATCTGGTTATAAAAGCAAACGGCGTCAGTGACAAGATGCGTTATGTAAAATCGGTAAAATTAAACGGCAAGCCATACACCAAAGCATACATCACATACGATGATATAAAAGACGGTGGTGAACTGGTTTTCGAGATGACTTCTCAACCCAATAAAAAGAGAACTTTTGCGGAAGATGAGAAACCTTATTCGCTCAGCCAAAAATAA
- a CDS encoding RagB/SusD family nutrient uptake outer membrane protein — protein sequence MKKYNIFSYLLVAFALVLTGGSCTDLDEKLYSKIGSDNYYNNKDEVISAILRPYTHARAWIAPTQQNSYWRLNEYAADQIAWTTKGRHGYDGGDWIRLHYHTWHIRESTITNSWNLMYSGMGYCSDAANNIAKRDAAQMGITQQEKDEFVAEMKVLRAYHYLKLMDLFGNIPVVTEVGTPVSPSNMPRAEVFKFIETELLENIDNLPLLSSKNVGRATRAAGYAMLAELYLNAEVWTGTARWDDCIKACDYIMQNKAGSQIGTLGLDSDLITTFSNTNTTNSKENLFVLTYDYQSSPNKCGWNGDFYHFAQKYIYGGLSNGNNGAVVIPSAYDKFADNDLRKSQWMLIGPQFYFDDPTKPVLGTEEYSGQQLTFVNYIYRASEGKTQSTMYDGEENSGARFNKYKPGPSSDPHYWSNDWVLYRLTEINYFKAEALMRKNGGNATQEAVDLINACRIRAFSDADWNSNKYTTSTLTLDELIEERGREFIFEGKRRTDLIRFGKFTSTAWWDHTPTDNKNVEIFPIPYNQLSTNVNLIQNPGYASE from the coding sequence ATGAAAAAATATAATATATTCTCATACCTGCTAGTAGCATTTGCTCTAGTGCTCACCGGCGGATCGTGTACCGATCTGGACGAAAAGTTATACAGTAAGATTGGTTCCGATAACTATTACAACAATAAAGATGAAGTGATTTCGGCCATATTAAGACCCTATACACATGCAAGAGCATGGATAGCACCCACCCAACAGAACAGTTACTGGCGGCTGAACGAATATGCAGCAGATCAGATTGCCTGGACGACCAAAGGACGTCACGGATATGATGGAGGCGACTGGATCAGATTACATTATCATACATGGCACATTAGAGAAAGCACCATAACCAACTCCTGGAACTTAATGTATTCGGGTATGGGATATTGTAGCGATGCTGCCAATAATATAGCAAAACGTGATGCTGCACAAATGGGTATTACCCAACAGGAGAAAGACGAATTTGTGGCTGAGATGAAAGTACTTCGTGCATATCACTATCTTAAATTAATGGATTTATTTGGCAATATTCCGGTAGTAACTGAAGTAGGAACACCTGTAAGTCCCTCTAATATGCCCCGTGCGGAAGTATTTAAGTTTATAGAAACCGAATTACTCGAAAATATAGATAATCTACCCTTGCTTTCGAGCAAAAATGTAGGACGGGCAACTCGTGCTGCGGGATATGCCATGTTAGCCGAGCTTTATCTGAATGCCGAAGTATGGACAGGAACTGCCCGTTGGGACGATTGTATCAAAGCCTGCGACTACATTATGCAAAACAAAGCGGGTTCACAAATCGGAACTTTAGGCTTAGACTCGGACTTAATAACAACCTTCAGCAATACCAACACAACCAATTCGAAAGAAAATCTGTTTGTTTTGACTTATGATTACCAAAGTTCACCCAACAAATGCGGTTGGAATGGCGACTTTTATCATTTTGCTCAAAAATATATCTATGGAGGTCTTTCAAACGGAAACAACGGTGCAGTCGTAATTCCTTCAGCTTATGATAAATTTGCTGATAACGACTTGAGAAAATCTCAATGGATGCTTATCGGTCCTCAATTTTATTTCGATGATCCAACAAAGCCGGTTTTGGGAACAGAAGAATATAGCGGTCAGCAACTTACATTTGTAAATTACATATACAGAGCCAGCGAAGGTAAAACACAGTCGACTATGTACGATGGTGAAGAAAACAGCGGTGCTCGCTTTAATAAATACAAACCGGGTCCATCGTCCGACCCACATTATTGGAGCAACGACTGGGTATTGTATCGCCTTACCGAAATTAATTATTTCAAAGCCGAAGCTTTGATGCGTAAAAATGGAGGAAATGCCACACAGGAAGCTGTCGATTTAATAAACGCATGTCGCATCAGAGCCTTTTCCGATGCCGACTGGAACAGCAATAAATATACAACATCGACCCTTACATTAGATGAATTGATTGAAGAGAGGGGACGTGAATTTATATTTGAAGGCAAACGCAGAACGGATTTAATCCGATTCGGTAAATTTACCTCAACAGCCTGGTGGGATCATACCCCAACCGACAATAAAAATGTTGAAATATTTCCAATTCCTTACAACCAATTATCAACCAACGTTAACCTGATTCAAAATCCAGGATACGCTTCTGAATAA
- a CDS encoding GH92 family glycosyl hydrolase, which translates to MNKLNRYIICLLTLSALCSCKQKNSSADDNQEADLSLNAYVNPFVGTSGFGNVYPGSQIPFGGIQISPDTDNDYYDAASGYKYDHPTIMGFSLTHLSGTGIPDLGDFLFIPGTGTKKFVAGTHEKPDEGYRSRYSHDKEWASPNYYGVDLLDYGVKAEMTSGMHSGIFKFTFPKADSSFIMVDMEHVQMFKTTWSQLRIENDSTICGFKLVNGWGPERYVYFVAQFSKPFARSGIMQNGKPVIYDTKRFRSDRIAFGTKIVGWFDFDTKENEEIQVKVAVSSTGTSGAYANIKEIENQNFDSLKKKGELLWAKELSRFKIKGTEEQMRTFYTSVYHASLHPFVFEDIDGKYRGLDSNIHPAKDFTNYTVFSLWDTYRAHHPLLNLIHPDRNANMINSMLAHYDQSVEHMLPIWSFYGNETWCMIGYHAVSVISDAIVKDIKGFDYERAFQAMKTTAMNPNYDRLLEYRNIGWIPFEKEPESVSKTLEYAYDDYCIAMAAQKLGKEDDYNYFLNRALSYQNLIDPETKFMRGRDSQGNWRTPFEPIAYTGPGSVHGWGDITEGFTYQYTWYVPQDVQGYINEMGKELFTQRLDSMFTMELPDDIPGAHDIQGRIGAYWHGNEPCHQIIYLYNYLKQPWKAQEKVRYILDNLYGDKPDALSGNDDCGQMSAWYIFNSMGFYPTCPSSNIYAIGSPGLEFIQMTLGNGKKVTVTTENYSKENVYIQAMYINGQPYNKTYITFDTIKNGAEIKFVLGNKPNPSWGTADDSVAPSLSKPGQTLKYKPVNKIS; encoded by the coding sequence ATGAATAAATTAAACCGATATATAATCTGCCTTCTAACCCTATCCGCCCTATGCAGTTGCAAACAAAAGAACAGCAGTGCAGATGATAACCAAGAAGCCGATTTATCGTTGAACGCTTATGTAAACCCCTTTGTCGGAACATCGGGATTCGGGAATGTGTATCCCGGTTCTCAGATTCCTTTTGGAGGAATACAGATAAGCCCCGATACGGATAACGATTACTACGATGCCGCGTCAGGTTATAAATATGATCATCCCACTATAATGGGTTTCAGCCTTACCCATCTCAGCGGAACAGGCATACCCGATTTAGGCGACTTCCTTTTCATTCCGGGTACAGGTACTAAGAAATTTGTAGCAGGTACACACGAAAAACCCGATGAAGGGTATCGCTCCCGATACAGTCACGACAAGGAATGGGCATCACCCAATTATTACGGAGTCGATTTATTGGATTATGGAGTTAAAGCCGAAATGACATCGGGTATGCATTCGGGTATATTTAAGTTTACGTTTCCCAAGGCTGACAGTTCGTTCATTATGGTAGATATGGAGCATGTGCAAATGTTTAAAACAACATGGTCGCAACTCAGAATAGAGAACGATTCTACTATCTGCGGATTTAAATTAGTCAACGGATGGGGACCCGAACGCTATGTGTATTTTGTAGCACAATTCTCTAAACCATTCGCCCGATCGGGAATTATGCAAAACGGAAAACCTGTTATATATGATACCAAACGTTTTCGTAGCGATCGTATAGCATTCGGTACTAAAATTGTAGGTTGGTTCGATTTCGATACCAAAGAAAATGAGGAAATACAGGTTAAAGTAGCCGTTTCATCCACAGGAACATCGGGAGCTTATGCCAATATAAAAGAAATAGAGAATCAGAACTTTGACAGCCTGAAAAAGAAAGGCGAACTTTTATGGGCAAAGGAGTTAAGTCGATTCAAGATAAAAGGAACAGAAGAACAGATGAGAACGTTTTACACATCTGTATATCATGCTTCGTTGCATCCTTTTGTTTTTGAAGATATTGACGGTAAATACAGGGGATTGGATTCTAATATTCATCCGGCGAAAGATTTTACCAATTATACGGTTTTCTCGCTGTGGGATACATACAGGGCACATCACCCGTTATTGAATCTGATTCATCCCGATCGTAATGCCAATATGATTAATTCGATGCTTGCTCATTACGATCAAAGTGTGGAACATATGCTTCCTATCTGGTCATTTTATGGTAATGAGACTTGGTGTATGATCGGTTATCATGCCGTTTCGGTCATCTCCGATGCTATTGTAAAGGATATCAAAGGATTTGATTACGAACGTGCTTTTCAAGCTATGAAAACTACAGCCATGAATCCTAACTACGACCGATTGCTCGAATATCGCAATATAGGCTGGATTCCATTCGAAAAAGAACCCGAATCGGTTTCCAAAACACTGGAATATGCCTATGACGATTATTGTATCGCTATGGCTGCTCAGAAATTAGGAAAAGAAGACGATTATAATTATTTCCTCAACAGAGCCTTATCTTATCAAAATCTGATAGATCCCGAAACTAAATTTATGCGTGGTAGAGATTCGCAAGGTAATTGGCGTACTCCTTTTGAACCTATTGCCTACACAGGGCCGGGATCAGTTCACGGATGGGGCGATATTACCGAAGGCTTTACTTATCAATATACATGGTATGTTCCTCAAGATGTTCAGGGATATATTAACGAAATGGGTAAAGAACTCTTTACACAACGTTTAGATTCGATGTTTACGATGGAATTGCCCGACGATATACCCGGCGCTCACGATATACAGGGTAGAATAGGGGCTTATTGGCATGGAAACGAACCTTGCCATCAGATAATCTATCTTTACAATTATCTGAAACAACCGTGGAAAGCTCAGGAAAAAGTCCGTTATATCCTAGACAATCTTTATGGAGATAAACCCGATGCGTTGAGTGGAAATGACGATTGCGGACAAATGTCAGCATGGTATATTTTCAATAGTATGGGCTTTTATCCTACCTGCCCATCGAGCAATATATATGCTATCGGATCACCGGGATTGGAATTTATCCAAATGACATTGGGTAATGGCAAAAAGGTAACCGTAACTACCGAAAATTATAGTAAAGAGAATGTATATATTCAAGCTATGTACATCAACGGACAGCCTTATAATAAAACATATATTACCTTTGATACTATAAAAAACGGTGCTGAAATAAAATTTGTATTGGGTAATAAACCCAACCCATCGTGGGGTACGGCAGATGATTCTGTAGCTCCATCACTATCAAAACCGGGACAAACCTTAAAATATAAACCAGTAAACAAAATATCATGA